A stretch of Lentisphaerota bacterium DNA encodes these proteins:
- the hrpB gene encoding ATP-dependent helicase HrpB, whose product MSDRLHTLPDLPVRAVIPKIAAALARNCPVVLQAPPGSGKTTLVPPALMDAPWLGGRRIVLLEPRRLAARAAARRMAHLLGESVGERIGYHIRLERRVSETTRVEILTEGLLVQRLLHDPELAGVGMVIFDEFHERALVADQALALALDVRRALRPDLRLLVMSATLDTAAVVGWLAEPGAPADCQPRVVTATGRAWPVETRLLARLPSSPVARQAADAVLRALADESGSILVFLPGEGEIRRTAELLREARLPVGAEVQPLYAALTREAQERAVGPPPPGVRKIVLATSIAESSLTIEGIRVVIDAGWMRVPRFSPRNGMSRLETLRISRDRADQRRGRAGRLGPGVCYRLWDETEDRTLAPEALPEILDADLAPLVLQCADWGAAGRGDLPWPTPPPEAAWRQAVALLTDLGALDGAGNRSAAAVDAPIRITPRGRRLAALPIHPRLADMILRGEAEGCAHQACLLAAAVSELGGESGLRRETDLRVAMDRLDSGDSVSPGFADRVHTLARNWSRRYAADVCRMDVGRLLAWAFPDRIARRRSPDGRYLLASGCGAVLDAADPLARHDWLVAAELADDGADARIRHAAPYDRDLLEADFADRIVAAPVVAWDRQAERVTAVRRIRFGAIVLRDSVLAAPDAGAVREALFAGIRLKGLDRLSWTPATNELRARVACLRRARPEESWPDFSDAALAETLADWLGPCVDGVLRWSQVERLDLHGALAARLGALRGLLDTLAPTHFTVPGGSRIRIRYDVGATPVLAARIQEVFGLTVTPRVAGGRVAVLMHLLSPSQRPVQITADLESFWNTGYTQVRKDLRGRYPKHAWPENPREAVATRRRKAEN is encoded by the coding sequence ATGTCTGACAGGCTCCATACGCTTCCCGACCTCCCGGTTCGCGCGGTGATTCCCAAGATCGCCGCCGCGCTGGCCCGGAACTGCCCGGTTGTCTTGCAGGCGCCGCCGGGTTCGGGCAAGACAACGCTTGTTCCGCCAGCCTTGATGGATGCGCCCTGGCTGGGCGGCCGCCGGATCGTCCTCCTCGAACCCCGCCGCCTCGCCGCCCGAGCCGCCGCCCGGCGCATGGCGCACCTGCTGGGGGAGTCGGTGGGGGAGCGGATTGGCTATCACATCCGGCTCGAACGGCGGGTGTCCGAGACGACCCGCGTCGAAATCCTGACCGAAGGGCTACTCGTGCAGCGTCTGCTGCATGATCCCGAACTCGCGGGCGTCGGGATGGTGATCTTCGACGAATTTCACGAGCGCGCACTCGTCGCCGATCAGGCTTTGGCCCTGGCGCTCGATGTGCGCCGCGCGCTGCGTCCGGATCTGCGCCTCCTGGTGATGTCTGCGACGCTGGATACGGCGGCGGTCGTCGGCTGGCTCGCCGAACCCGGTGCGCCCGCCGATTGCCAGCCGCGCGTTGTCACCGCCACGGGCCGCGCCTGGCCCGTGGAGACCCGCCTGCTTGCCCGTCTCCCGTCGTCGCCGGTTGCGCGCCAGGCCGCCGATGCCGTGCTCCGCGCCCTGGCCGATGAGAGCGGGTCGATCCTGGTTTTTCTTCCCGGCGAGGGCGAGATCCGCCGGACCGCCGAGCTCCTCCGAGAGGCGCGCCTGCCCGTCGGCGCCGAGGTTCAGCCGCTCTACGCGGCGCTCACGCGCGAGGCCCAGGAACGGGCGGTCGGGCCGCCGCCGCCGGGCGTGCGCAAGATTGTCCTCGCCACCTCCATCGCCGAGTCGAGCCTGACGATCGAGGGGATCCGGGTGGTGATTGACGCGGGCTGGATGCGGGTGCCGCGCTTCTCGCCGCGCAACGGCATGTCGCGTCTGGAGACGCTCCGCATCTCCCGCGATCGGGCCGATCAGCGGCGGGGGCGGGCGGGGCGTCTCGGGCCGGGCGTCTGCTACCGCCTCTGGGACGAGACCGAGGACCGGACCCTTGCCCCCGAGGCGCTGCCCGAGATTCTCGACGCCGATCTCGCCCCGCTGGTCCTTCAGTGCGCCGACTGGGGCGCCGCCGGTCGCGGGGATCTGCCCTGGCCGACGCCGCCGCCGGAGGCTGCGTGGCGTCAAGCGGTCGCCCTGCTGACCGATCTGGGCGCGCTGGACGGGGCGGGGAACAGGTCCGCTGCGGCGGTTGATGCGCCCATCCGGATCACGCCGCGCGGACGCCGTCTTGCCGCGTTGCCGATTCATCCGCGCCTTGCCGACATGATCCTCCGCGGCGAAGCCGAGGGATGCGCGCATCAGGCCTGCCTGCTGGCTGCGGCCGTTTCGGAACTGGGCGGAGAATCGGGATTGCGCCGCGAGACCGACCTCCGTGTGGCGATGGATCGCCTCGATTCCGGCGATTCCGTGTCGCCGGGTTTTGCGGATCGCGTTCACACGCTGGCCCGGAACTGGTCGCGCCGGTACGCTGCGGATGTCTGCCGGATGGATGTTGGCCGGCTGCTCGCGTGGGCCTTTCCGGACCGGATCGCCCGGCGTCGCTCGCCCGACGGGCGCTACCTCCTCGCCTCGGGCTGCGGCGCCGTGCTGGACGCCGCCGACCCCCTCGCCCGGCATGACTGGCTGGTTGCCGCCGAGCTGGCCGACGATGGGGCGGACGCCCGCATTCGTCACGCCGCGCCTTACGACCGCGACCTGTTGGAGGCGGACTTTGCCGACCGGATCGTCGCCGCTCCGGTGGTCGCTTGGGACCGCCAGGCCGAGCGGGTCACAGCGGTCAGGCGTATCCGTTTTGGCGCCATTGTGTTGCGGGATTCGGTTCTGGCCGCGCCCGATGCTGGGGCGGTTCGGGAGGCACTCTTCGCGGGGATCCGGCTGAAAGGGCTGGACCGACTTTCCTGGACTCCGGCCACGAACGAGCTGCGCGCGCGCGTCGCGTGTCTGCGCCGTGCCCGTCCCGAGGAGAGTTGGCCGGACTTTTCAGACGCGGCGCTTGCCGAAACACTCGCGGACTGGCTGGGGCCGTGTGTCGACGGGGTGCTGCGCTGGAGCCAGGTCGAGCGTTTGGACCTCCATGGGGCGTTGGCCGCCCGGCTTGGCGCGCTGCGCGGCCTGCTGGACACCCTGGCGCCGACCCATTTCACGGTGCCCGGCGGCTCGCGCATCCGCATCCGCTACGATGTGGGCGCGACGCCCGTGCTAGCGGCACGCATTCAGGAGGTTTTTGGACTGACCGTCACGCCGCGCGTCGCCGGCGGACGCGTCGCCGTGTTGATGCATCTCCTGTCGCCGTCGCAGCGGCCGGTGCAGATCACCGCCGATCTCGAAAGCTTCTGGAATACCGGCTACACGCAGGTGCGCAAGGACCTCCGCGGCCGCTATCCGAAGCACGCCTGGCCGGAGAATCCGCGCGAGGCCGTCGCCACGCGAAGAAGAAAAGCGGAAAATTGA